One region of Oryza sativa Japonica Group chromosome 5, ASM3414082v1 genomic DNA includes:
- the LOC9270653 gene encoding uncharacterized protein, which translates to MVASDTRWGSHYKIVMHVMLLYPSIKKVLFKVGKECNGAEAIGAQTMLQVFQSFEFVFLLHMMNEIFGYTSDFCNALQRREQDIVNAMDILEFTKAEFDVLREDCGWKEFLGKVTSFCVKHKVKVVDMDGKYKPIQRSRKFFRDAINYHRFHADMFLGVIDRQLQELNNRFDEVNTELLRCMASFSPAKSFSAFNVDNLVKLAKFYPSDFDVEEMNQLPFQLNRYISDVGKDENFTNLRSLADLSMMLVKTNKVSRYDLVYRLLKLVLVLPVATAGVERVFSSMNYIKNKLRSKMGQEYLNDCLVTFIERDLFLQVKDKDIINHFQNIKKRKVLL; encoded by the coding sequence ATGGTGGCAAGTGATACACGTTGGGGATCTCACTACAAGATAGTAATGCATGTCATGCTTCTATATCCTTCAATCAAGAAAGTTCTATTCAAGGTTGGGAAAGAGTGTAATGGGGCAGAGGCTATAGGAGCTCAAACTATGCTACAAGTATTTCAGTCATTTGAGTTTGTTTTCTTGTTGCACATGATGAATGAAATATTTGGATACACAAGTGACTTCTGCAATGCTCTGCAAAGGAGGGAGCAAGATATTGTGAATGCAATGGATATTCTTGAGTTCACAAAGGCAGAATTTGATGTTTTGAGAGAAGATTGTGGATGGAAAGAATTTCTTGGAAAGGTCACTTCTTTTTGTGTGAAGCACAAAGTTAAAGTTGTTGACATGGATGGGAAGTATAAGCCTATACAAAGATCAAGGAAATTCTTCAGAGATGCTATTAATTACCATCGATTCCATGCCGATATGTTTTTGGGTGTCATTGATAGGCAACTTCAAGAGCTCAATAACAGATTTGATGAGGTAAACACAGAATTACTTAGATGCATGGCATCATTTAGCCCAGCCAAATCCTTCTCTGCTTTTAATGTTGACAACTTAGTTAAGCTTGCCAAGTTCTATCCTAGTGATTTTGATGTTGAAGAAATGAACCAACTCCCCTTTCAACTGAACCGCTATATTAGTGATGTGGGTAAGGATGAGAATTTCACAAATTTGAGAAGTTTAGCAGACCTATCTATGATGCTTGTCAAAACAAACAAGGTTTCTCGCTATGACCTTGTTTACAGACTTCTCAAATTGGTGTTAGTTCTCCCTGTTGCAACTGCTGGTGTTGAGAGGGTTTTCTCTTCAATGAACTATATCAAAAACAAGTTAAGAAGCAAGATGGGACAAGAATATTTGAATGATTGCTTGGTTACATTCATTGAAAGGGATTTGTTCTTGCAAGTCAAGGATAAAGACATCATCAATCATTTTCAAAATATCAAGAAACGAAAAGTTCTTCTCTAA
- the LOC136356606 gene encoding uncharacterized protein — MKRKNGPAVNLKAFLEKAAAKKRTQEATGPSQPSCIGPSQPSCIESQMQVVIYQGQPENESDSGATSPTTVPPDVENDDIGGGPNDDSSSDEDNDGGVYDIEHDPGLRTPISQYDVNDQDSVRREYIALGPCQPKMKKGDFPQHECGGMHRFLPKWFSEFKWLEYSVHRDAAYCFVCYLFKDSTNNHGGDAFVNGGFRNWNIKSRFSKHAGAVNSAHCEAEEKYNLFMQPKTSIRESFASNSAEFKVQYLARLTWSLKCIRYLLRQGLAFRGHDESKDSNNKGNFRELVQWLAGNFEEVNKVVLGNAPTGCQMIDHKIQKQLIGSCAHETTKLVIEELHDECFAILADESSDAYQKEQLALCLRFVNTTGQPVERFLGLVHVEDTTSLTLKEAIKSLLIKYQLPLSKVRGQGYDGASNMKDHINAVAKENTDCAWFFGQLAYLLNVLGMSCKKIRMLRIAQAEYMIEALKLGEIESGQGLNQEMGLARPGENLVTSNPLSYLYYISKLYSLL, encoded by the exons ATGAAGAGAAAAAATGGTCCCGCCGTTAATTTAAAGGCTTTTTTAGAAAAGGCTGCTGCAAAGAAGAGAACTCAAGAAGCAACTGGTCCAAGTCAGCCTTCTTGCATTGGTCCAAGTCAGCCTTCTTGTATTGAGAGTCAGATGCAAGTAGTGATATATCAAGGTCAACCCGAGAATGAGAGTGATAGTGGGGCAACCAGTCCAACCACAGTACCGCCTGATGTAGAGAATGATGATATTGGAGGAGGGCCAAATGATGACTCATCAAGTGATGAAGACAATGATGGTGGTGTATATGACATAGAGCATGATCCTGGATTGAGGACTCCTATCTCACAATATGATGTCAATGACCAAGATTCAGTTAGAAGGGAGTATATTGCATTGGGCCCTTGTCAACCAAAGATGAAGAAGGGGGATTTTCCACAGCATGAGTGTGGAGGTATGCACCGCTTCCTGCCAAAATGGTTTTCTGAGTTCAAGTGGCTTGAGTATAGTGTGCATAGAGATGCTGCATATTGCTTTGTTTGTTACTTGTTCAAAGATAGCACTAACAATCATGGTGGAGATGCTTTTGTTAATGGAGGTTTTAGAAATTGGAACATTAAAAGTAGATTTAGTAAACATGCTGGTGCTGTCAATAGTGCTCATTGTGAAGCTGAAGAGAAATACAATTTGTTCATGCAACCTAAGACATCAATTCGTGAGTCCTTTGCatcaaactctgcagagtttaaGGTTCAATACTTAGCTCGCTTGACATGGTCACTTAAGTGCATAAGATATCTTCTGCGGCAGGGGTTGGCTTTTCGTGGTCATGATGAGTCAAAGGATTCTAACAACAAAGGAAATTTTAGGGAACTTGTGCAATGGCTAGCTGGGAACTTTGAAGAAGTTAATAAGGTGGTTCTAGGAAATGCTCCAACTGGTTGTCAAATGATAGACCATAAGATTCAGAAACAACTCATTGGTTCTTGTGCTCACGAAACAACTAAACTTGTCATAGAGGAACTTCATGATGAGTGTTTTGCAATTCTTGCTGATGAGTCTAGTGATGCCTACCAAAAAGAACAATTGGCTCTTTGCTTGCGGTTTGTCAATACGACGGGGCAACCAGTTGAACGGTTTCTTGGTCTTGTCCATGTTGAAGATACTACATCATTGACTCTTAAGGAGGCAATTAAGTCTTTGCTTATTAAGTACCAACTACCCTTATCCAAGGTACGTGGACAAGGATATGATGGTGCTAGTAACATGAAGGATCATATTAATG CTGTTGCTAAGGAGAATACTGATTGTGCATGGTTCTTTGGgcaacttgcatatttgttgaaTGTCCTTGGGATGTCTTGTAAAAAGATCCGCATGCTTCGTATAGCTCAAGCTGAGTATATGATTGAAGCATTGAAGTTGGGTGAAATTGAGAGTGGCCAAGGTCTGAATCAAGAGATGGGCTTAGCAAGGCCAGGTGAGAACCTTGTTACCTCCAATCCTCTATCATATCTCTACTACATCTCTAAATTGTACTCACTACTTTAA